Below is a genomic region from Acetobacter ghanensis.
GTATGTACCAAAAGCTATAAGTGGAAAGCTTCGGCCATCGGTCAGGGTTAGTTCAGGAATGCTCACGCCTGCGTTCTCCTTGAGTATGGATGGACCCTGTGCAGTAGCTGCACAGTTGCCCTCAACGCCATTATGTGCATGAAGGTTCCGTCATCCACAAGACAGGAACAGGCAATGCGGCTGCATCCACAGCGGGGCAGACAGCCGCACGGCGGAGCATAACCGTAAACGCGGCTTATGCTCCTACGCTCTTAAACCCGCTTTGTTGCGCGGTTGTGGTTGATGTAGGCCTGCACCGTATCAAACCCGCTTTCCCACGCGTTCAGTAGGCTTTCCAGATGCTCACGGTTATTAACCAGCCCGCGTGCAATCAGCACGCCCTGCTGGTCCAGCAGGAAAGCCGCAGGCAGCTTGTCCACCTCCAGCGCACGCCCAAGGGCCGGGTCATTCACAAACAGAGCGGGCGGTGTGCCGGTCTGCTGTGCAAAATGCGCCTGCGCCACCGGGTTATCATCCCCCGCCAGCACAAGCTCCAATTGCTCCTTGGCGCAAAAGTTACGAGCAATGGGAATGACCTTGCGAGAGATGGGGCACGTGGCAGACACAAACAGCAGCAGGCGGGGCCTGCTTCCACCCGCCAGCACCATTGCCTGACCATCCAGTGTGGCAAAAGGCTGAGCAGGGCAGACATCCCCCGGCTGGGGGCCACGCGCATTGGTCAATGCGCCAACAGGCGCAATTTCCTGAAAAAGCCTGCGCAGTCTGAGCATCATGCTGTAGGCCACGCCAAACGCGGCCAACAGCAGCACAGTCAACATGCCGTTAATAACAACAAGGGTTTGCAGACTTGCCTGTGTCATACGTCAGACCTTGAGCCAGTGCGCGCGCACATCAGTAAGACCAGATGGCATCGCAGCTAAACCAGAACATGTTGTTGGTACCGTTATTAGCGTAATTAACCATTGGGTCATCCGTGGGAGAAACACGGTTGAACGGCCGGGTACCATTCAAAGACTTGTCCAGCCGCACTTCCGGACGAATGGAGAAGCTGCCACGTGGCAGTTTGAGGAATTCTGGCCGGTAGGTCACCCCTACCGTCAATTCCCCATAGGTGGTGCCGGGGGCATAATCGTAGGAATAATTCCGCCCACGCAGTTCGTTTACGTAAGACATGGTGGACGTGTTGTTGCCCACAACGCCACCGTTATTATCCCGAAAGATTTCGCCACGTGCGTTGAAGGTTAGAGACGGCGAGAAATCATGCGAGAAGTACGTGGTAATCCCGTACACGTCATCCTGCAGGTAGTCATCGTGGAAGTAGGTGCCGTTTAGGGTAATCGTACTGGTGTCGTTCAGCTTATAGGTCGCCAGAATGTCACCAATATATTCCATCTCGTGGTTGGCATCACTCCCAATGGCATACACACTCTGCTGCGGGCCAAGGTAGGCAATAGCGGCAACATCCAGCTTGCCATCGGCAAGACCACTAAGCTGCACACCAAAATACCCTTTGGGCCGCGTATTGTTTTTGGCGCCGCCAAAGGTGGTGGAGTTACCCGCGTTAACACCCAGAACCCATGCCACTGTATCGGTCATGTGCCACGTAGCCAGCACACCCACCGTTTCAAACGGCACAATGTAATCGGATGAATAGTTGTAGGAATAAAAAGGACGTTCCAGCGCATCCGTGCCTTCAAAGCCCTGAATACCGTATTGCTGGCCAATCTGCAGGTCTATGCCACCCTTGCTCAGCCACGGCAGGTGGGCATCAATATGGGCCTGCGTGGGGGTCCACTGGTACATGCCCGTCAGATTGCCATCGCCCATACCAATGGTCGGGTTAAAGCGCGCATCCGAACCGTAAAGCACCTCGAACACAAACCCTAGACCATACCCCCCACCAATATCGGTTGTGGGGTGGGAGATTGTTCCCGTAATCTGGTTAAGGGTGGCCGTATTGGCCCGGTCCACATAGGACTGCGCCCAGTTACGCCCTGTGTGCGTCCACGGGTTACCGTTAACACCGGCCTCGACCACCAGATGCCCCTCAAGGTCATCAAACCATGTGTGGTTTTTGGATGGCTTGAGGTTCACCTCATCCTTTTCGGCCTGCGATTTTTCCGCCGGGGTTTCTTCCAGCACCAGAGGGCGTGCGGCATCACCGGGGGTTATTTTTTCCTGCGCAAATGCGGGCAGCGCCGCCAGTTGCAGGGTAAGCCACATCCCTACGGGTAATGGGCGGCGAAGAAACATCCTATTTTTGCTCCACAAATCAGAACGACATAACCCAACAGGACCCGACCAACCGGGCGAATACAGTTTTTGGCGGGTACAGGCTGAATGATGCCTGATTAAAAGTCATTTTAAGTTTTGAAGTCATTTTGCCTTTTTACAGGCAGCAAGTGACCGTTCCAGCACATGCGCACGCAGGGCCAGAAACTCCGGATCGGAAAGTGGGTGCTGCCGCCATGTATGAACTTCCGCCGCCGTATAAGGCCGAAACCCCGGTGGCGTGCTGGTGCCGCCCAATGTGATCAGCACAAAATTCATGACATCCGCCAGCGTCTGGTCATCCCGAATAAGGGACATGGAAACACCGGGAACCCGTATAAGGTACTCACGCCCTTCATCCGTGCAGGCAAAGCTGCCTACGGCATTCCGCAGCATGGGTACAAAGGTCGGGCCGGATATGCCCTCAATCCCGTGGCACCCACCACAATGGGACACGTAAACGGATTGCGTATGACTCAGGGTGGTTGCGCCGGGCACGGCATCCGGCCCGGCATGGGCGCTGGCGGTGCCAACCAGAATGGCAAGCACCGCAGCAAAACACCCTGCAACGCAACGTAACAACGTTGCAGGCATGATCAGGAAGATTTCCCGATCACGGCAGCCGTGGAACAGTTGTACATTTCCGACGTGCCCGTGCCAAAGCACCAGATGATGTCGTTATTGGCCATGGGGCGGTAGGACGGCTGGTCACCATCCGTGCCAAGGCAGGTCACCTCGTTACAGGAATCCTGACCACAGCAGTCACGGTAGGCAATCATGTAGGAATTGCCATCCTGCGGGTTATAGCAGCTCCCGATCCATGATGTGGGAGAAGGTGCCGTACCGGGCGGGCAGCTATGTACGCCACCACCGCAGGAGGTGCACAGGTTGCCGTCAATGGCGCAGTAACGCCAGTAGTCACAAGCGTTGGGGTCCTTGGCCTGCGCCTTGGACGCAAAAGGAGATGGGGCTTTGGACGCAGCCTTGCCAGCCGTGGTTGTTGCGGCTGAAGCACGGCTAACCGGCAGCAGCGGAAACAGCGGCACAGCAGCCGCAAGCCCCCCCAGCCGGGCCACAACACCACGGCGGGACGTGCGGCCAGCAAAACGGCGCAGCACGGTTTCGGTCATACGGTCGAACAGGGAAACACCCTGTTCTGTGTTTTGAGTTTTCTCAGAAGGCAACATGGGCATTCGCTCCTGTATCGCTTGGCAATGCGGGGTGGGTGGCGGCAACACCGTCCAGCACCCCTTCAATCTGACGGCGGGTATTCACTAGGTCTTTGGCCAGTATGGTGCCCCGCTCGTCCAGCAGCACCACAGAGGGCATACGATTGATTTGAAGAACCAGAGCCAGCTCAACCCCGGTTATAAGCGGCACACCCTGCATTTCCGGCCGGGCCTTCTGCATGGCGGCAAGCTCGGGTTCCGGGCCATCCCCCACAAACACCAGATCCAGCCCACGCTCGGCGGCAATCTGCCGCGCAATGGGAGAAACGCGTTTACACACAGGGCATTCCGCCGCCACAAACAGCAACAGTTGCCTGCGGCCGGGGGGCAGCACATCCCCCACGGTAAACGGTTTGCCATCCAGTGTATGCAGGACCAGACGCGGGACAATCTGCCCAACATCCAGACCGGGTTTGACCTCCTGATTACCCAGCGGCGCCAACCGTTCGTGCAGAACACCAATCTGGCGTGCTAGGGCAACCAGAACCACGGCCAGAACCAGAACCAGCAGCACAAGCAGCGCCTGCCATATGCTCAACAGCATTATCATGCGCTATGCTCCTGCCCAGCGGAACCGGGCACCTGTACCGGCGGCAGAACCTGTATGGCCTGCCATAGCAAATACAGGCACACACCCCCTGCAACACCCTGCCCCCATAGAGGCAGAGCAAGCCCTCCCCCAGCAGCAAGACCCACGCATGGCACCAACGCCACACCGGCGCAGGCCACAGTACGCAACACCACGGCCCATGAGAGCTTTTCGCTCACAACACCCGGCGTGCACCCGCAGGAAAGGTCGGTGCGTCCACGCAGAACGTTCACCCCCATGGCAAGAGCAAACACAACCAGCAGGGTGGCTGCGGCAAGGCCACCGACCAGCGCACCAAAACCGGAAAACAGAAGAAGAGCCACTCCAGTTTCAGCAACCGCCAGCGCCCATGCCACGCTCTCGTATGACCAGTCAGGCAGCAGGCGGTAAGAGGCCAGCGTGCCCAAAAACGTGTCATGATCGCGCAGCTTGGCAACCCCTGCCACCAAAAACATGGTGCCAATGCAGCCAGCACTTAAAGCCGCAGCCAGTTGCCCAGCCTCAGCGCACCATGCAGGCACCAGAGAGACCGAAGCCGACAGGCTCATCCTTCACCCGGCGCAACCGTGAAGATAAGAGACGTGCCAAGCCCTTTCATCGTACGCAAAAGCTTGCCCGTGCGCGCATCGGAGATAAAGAAATTGCCGCTATCTTCATCCGCAGTAAACATCAGCGGAGCGGCATCCTGCGTTACACCCACCATGGTGCTGGCAACCTTGAGCGGCATACGGCGGATACGCTTGTGCGTGTCCGTGTTGTATACCCATACTTCGGTCCCGGCATCCTTGTGAGTCCAGAAGGTACCGCGGTGCATAAGCACATAGAGTTCGTGCGTATCCTTATGCAGGGCGGACATCTGCCAGCCACCCGGACGCCACGTTACCTCAAACGGAGCGGACGCATCGGATGCGGGCTTGATGCCTGCACCTTCCTGCAAGGACCAAGGGGCCTGCACCGTGCTGTTGGCGGACAGGGTGGTTGGGTAAACCTTGCCGCTATAGCTGATGAAATACGTTTGCCCGTCTTTGGCAACGCTGGGGCTCTGTTCAAAAATACCGTCTTTATCCGGCTCAAAGAACGGGGCGCTGTGGGTCACACTGGCCTTGCCATCTGCTCCGAGGCTGACATTGGTCAGCGTGCCATCGGCACACAGGGAGGAGAAGCCGGAGTTGCCCCATGCGTATGTCAGCGCGCAGCCGGGAATTTCTACCGTCTGACTGACCTTGTGTTCCTTTGTGTCCACCACTTCCACCGCGTTGGCGGGGCTCATCTGGTACACATAAACACGGCCACCATCGGCACTGATTGCCATATTGTTACGCTTGGGCGTGACCAGTGCGCGGGAAGGCAGTTTTTCATCTGCCGTGATTTTCAGCGTCTGGGCATCGTATTCGGCCAGCAGATCATTCCGCGCACCGCGGTTACCGCGTTCCCATGTGGTTTCCCCCACATAAAAACGGCTGGCGTCTGGCGTCATAACCATGTTGGCGTTGTAGGCCGCCTGTACCATACCTAGCAGAACGCCACGGTCGGCATCTACCACGTCAACACGGCCATCCTTGTTATGGGTGTAAACCGCGTCTTCCACCAAAATGGTGTGAGGGCTGTAGGGCTTGAGGGTTACAACATCGCTCTGCTCCGTCTGCAGAACGGGTTCGGCAGCCTGAACGGCAGCGGCTGAAATAAAAGCCGCGCTCCCTAGGAGCAGGCCAAGCCAAGATTTTCGGGGGCGAAGAAAGGACATGCGGACCTGTTTTTCTCTCTCGTTTCCAGCAGGATTTTCATATCATAGTCGTTACTGTTGCATTTTCAACACAAAATATGAACACACCATGCGCTTTACTACCGCCACCCCTCACAACCCGCAGGAAACCTAAGTTCCGCTCGAAAAACTGCCTTCTTTTTTGAAGAATCGTTGCAAAAGCCACCGGGTCGCAACGCCGTGGGAACCTTTGGCGTGCCAGACCACGGCAAGCGGCACCAAACGGTGTCCTGCGTCAAATTGTTGCGGCAATACAACAATATCCGGCGCAGCGGGGGACGCTGCCAGAACATGGTCGGAAACAAAGGCCCAGCCTATGCCGTGGCGCACCAGTTCCAGAATGACCCAGTGGCTCTCCACCCACCAGACTTCCCCCGCCACGCGCAGGTAATGCCGCTCCCGCTCCTCGCCCCGCGCGGCCACCAGAATCTGACGGTGCCGCTTGAGGTCTTCCCACGCCACGGGGCCACCCTGCGCCAATGGGTGGTTGCGTCCACACACCAGCTTGAGCGGCACACGCCCGATGGTGCGAAATGCAAGTTCGGGCGGCATACGGTGCTGCTGCCACATAACCCCAAGCTGGGCGGCTCCATCGCGCACCAGTTGGCCGACATCCTCCATAAGCGGGAACAGGATTTCCATTTCCACATGGGGGAAGGCCTGCGCAAATTCGGCAAAAACAGGGCCAAGGGCATGTTCGGGGTAAAGCTCGTCTATGGCGACAACCAGCTTGTTTTCCACCCCGCTTTCCAAAGACCGGGCAACGCCTATCAGATGTTCGCGCCGGTCCAGCACCACACGGGCCTCCCGCAGCAAACGCTCCCCATCCACGCTCAACACCGGGGTGCGGCCTGTACGGATAAACAGCACCACCCCCAGGTCCACCTCCAGATTGGCAACATGCGTGCTTATGGCGGACTGTGCCCTCCCAAGTTTGCGCGCAGCCGCGGAAAAGGACCCCGCATCCACCGTGGCGACAAAAGCCTCAAGCTGTTCGAGAGAAACATTCATCTATCTGTTTTTCCGATAGGTTCCATCTTTTCTTTAGCAGGAAGGAAGATAGATTGCCCGCATGTCAATCATATCTTCCAGCCAACCTCATACCATGACGACCCCAACCACTCAGTCCGCAGCACCTCTGGTGCCTGCCCGCTCGCGCATGGACCGTCTGCGCCATGTGCTTTTGTTTGAACTGCTGGCCCTGAGCATAGCCATTCCGGCAGGGAGCAGCCTGTTTGGCCTGCACGAATCCACCATGGGCTTTATTGGTATTGGCAGCGCCATAACGGCCATGCTGTGGAACTACCTGTACAATCTGGTCTTTGACCGGGTGATGACGCATCTTTACTGCACCACCCACAAAACCCTGCGCATCAGGCTTGTGCACACGCTGCTGTTTGAGGCCGGATTACAGGTTGTACTGCTGCCGGGCATTGCGCTGTACACCCATGCCCCGCTGCTCCAGACCTTTTCGCTCTCGCTATCACTTGCGCTGTTTTATCTGGTTTACGCCTTTGTGTTTAACATGGCTTACGACCGGGTTTTTCCCCTCGCCCACAAAGCCTGACTCCGCGCCGTAGCGGGAACACCCGGTATGCGCGCCGGGTGGTGCAGCGCCCTCCTCACGCCCAATCACTTTTTGGCCGGGTGGCGCAGTCCGGCAAACAGAAGGTATTGCGACTAATTATCATTTATGGTTCAGTATCGGCAGACTCGTAATGTAGAGGTGCCTAAGGAATGGTTGTCTGCTCCTGCAACCTACTGACACATAAAGATGTTGAAGCCGCTGTGGCCGATGGCGCAAACCACCCGCGCGAGATCTATGCTGCCCGTGGCTGCAAGGCCCAGTGCGGTAATTGCGTTAAAGGCGTGGTGTGCCTGCTGCGTGAGGCCAAACTCCGGCACATGCAGCAGGCCGAACTGGCCGCCCTTGCGGCCCGCCAGCAGGGCACTGCACTGGCTGCATCCGCCTGATCCACCACGCCGGGGACCCACCCGGCCCAGCCACTGTAACCCCGCTTGCGCAGGAGCTGCGCTTCTGGCACCGATGCTGTCATGAGCAATCCTGTTTTTGTACTGGGCGGTGGTGCCTGGGGCACTGCACTCGCACTCCATGCAGCACGCATTGGGGCAGAGGTGCACCTTTGGGCCCGTAATGCCCAGACCCTGCCCAACGGGGCCATGCCCCGCCTGTCGGATTATCCGCTCCCCCCCACCGTACATGTTTGCAGCACCCTGCCGCAGGTAACGCCAGACTGTGTTCTGGTCGCCATCCCCACCCAATATCTGGCCTCCGTTCTGCCCATGCTGCCCGCAGGCGTGCCCGCCGTATTGTGCTGCAAGGGAATAGAACGCCAGACGCTGGCTTTTCCGCTGGATATTCTGGCGCGTGAGCGGGCGGACGTGCCCGGCGCCGTGCTGTGCGGCCCCAACTTTGCGCGCGAGATTGCTGCAGGCCTTCCCGCCGCCGCAGTGCTGGCTGCCCTGGAGCACGCACGCGCCCAAGCCTTGAGCAGCCTGCTCTCCTCCCCCCTTTTTCGCCTGTATGCCAGTACGGACTGCATTGGCGTGCAACTGGGAGCCGCGGCCAAAAATGTTATTGCCGTAGCCTCCGGCGTGACCATTGGCGCAGGGCTGGGCGAAAATGCCCGCGCCGCCCTGATTACCCGAGGACTGGCCGAAATAACGCGGCTGGCTACGGCCCTTGGCGGGCAGGCCGCCACACTGGCGGGCCTTGCCGGGTTGGGAGACCTGCTACTGACCTGCACCGGGGCCGCCTCCCGCAACTATCAGATGGGGCTGGCCCTTGGCCGGGGTATGAACACCCATGCTGCGCTGGGCAGTCTGCCGGGTGTGGCCGAGGGCATTACAACCGCCGCCGCCCTGCAGGCTCTGGCCCGCGCACATGGGGTGGAAACCCCTATTACAGACTGCATCGCCGCCTTTATGGAAGGGCAGATAACCCTCCCACAGGCCACGCACAGCCTGCTCAGCCGCCCGCTTAAAAGCGAGCAGGAACCCTCATCACCCGTCTGATGTAGCCCGGCCTCCAGCCCCCTACGCTACCAGAACGGGAGGCTGATAATACGCAGGGGTATGGCGTGTCACGTTTGTGTGAGAGCTGGAGTCTTTGCCCGCATGGCCTTGCATCTGCCCCCGTACTTTCCACGTTGAATGAAGCGGCGGAGGACACCCTCGGTCCGCAGACTGACATTTATTGGAAAGGCTGGCATTCCCATGACCAAACCCAATGCCTCGGAATTACATATCAAAGAATATCTTGGCACCCCCACAGACCTGAAGGCCGACAAGGTCAAGGCTGTTGCCGCAGGGCTGGCCGAAGTTCTGGCCGATGTGTTCGCCCTTTACGTCAAGACAAAGAATTTTCATTGGCACATGAGTGGCCGCCACTTCCGTGACTACCACCTGCTGCTGGATGAGCAGAGCCAGCAGATTTTTGCCATGACCGACCCCATGGCCGAGCGTGCGCGCAAAATTGGTGGCACCACCCTGCACTCCATTGGCGAGATTGGCCGCAAGACCGCCATTCTGGATAACGATGCCCTCTACGTTACGCCGGAGGACATGCTGGCCGAGCTGCGGGATGATAACCTGACCCTGACCAGACGCCTGCGCGCCGTGCATGACCTGTGTGATGATGCGCACGACGTGGCCACGGCCAGCCTGCTTGAAAACTGGATTGATGAAACAGAGCGCCGCACATGGTTCCTGTTTGAATGTACCCGCCCGGTTTTTGGTAAGAACGACTAACACCCCACAAGGCTGGAGCCCCAATGGGGGCAATGGCCAGACCGGCTGACTGGAGCAGGGTTTACCCCTGCCCCGGTCCCACCCGGCAGGTTAGTGGGTATCGGGCTTGCTTGCGGTTCCCCGCGCGGCCTTTTGCTCACAATACTGCTCGTAATATTCATCCGCCATACGCCGCAGGGCGCTGCCGATGGCGGCATACTGATACTCGCTCAGATTAGCGAGCGATGCGCGGGCCGATGGCCGTTTGACGGCAAACCCATCCCCCGGCAACAACACCACCCCCGTTTCCTCCGCAATGCGGAACAGAATGGTCTGGTAGTCCACCCGGGTTATCAGCCAGCGTGCAAAGCGGCGGCCATAAAGCTGCGTCACCACCTTGGACAGGTCTATGAGCGTATAATAGTGGGTGCTGCCATCATCATCCGGGGCTTTTACGCCCAGATCGCGGTACAGGGCCAGTTCGCGCCGGTGTAGCAGGCGCTTGA
It encodes:
- a CDS encoding thioredoxin domain-containing protein, with the protein product MTQASLQTLVVINGMLTVLLLAAFGVAYSMMLRLRRLFQEIAPVGALTNARGPQPGDVCPAQPFATLDGQAMVLAGGSRPRLLLFVSATCPISRKVIPIARNFCAKEQLELVLAGDDNPVAQAHFAQQTGTPPALFVNDPALGRALEVDKLPAAFLLDQQGVLIARGLVNNREHLESLLNAWESGFDTVQAYINHNRATKRV
- a CDS encoding outer membrane beta-barrel protein yields the protein MFLRRPLPVGMWLTLQLAALPAFAQEKITPGDAARPLVLEETPAEKSQAEKDEVNLKPSKNHTWFDDLEGHLVVEAGVNGNPWTHTGRNWAQSYVDRANTATLNQITGTISHPTTDIGGGYGLGFVFEVLYGSDARFNPTIGMGDGNLTGMYQWTPTQAHIDAHLPWLSKGGIDLQIGQQYGIQGFEGTDALERPFYSYNYSSDYIVPFETVGVLATWHMTDTVAWVLGVNAGNSTTFGGAKNNTRPKGYFGVQLSGLADGKLDVAAIAYLGPQQSVYAIGSDANHEMEYIGDILATYKLNDTSTITLNGTYFHDDYLQDDVYGITTYFSHDFSPSLTFNARGEIFRDNNGGVVGNNTSTMSYVNELRGRNYSYDYAPGTTYGELTVGVTYRPEFLKLPRGSFSIRPEVRLDKSLNGTRPFNRVSPTDDPMVNYANNGTNNMFWFSCDAIWSY
- a CDS encoding c-type cytochrome, which encodes MPATLLRCVAGCFAAVLAILVGTASAHAGPDAVPGATTLSHTQSVYVSHCGGCHGIEGISGPTFVPMLRNAVGSFACTDEGREYLIRVPGVSMSLIRDDQTLADVMNFVLITLGGTSTPPGFRPYTAAEVHTWRQHPLSDPEFLALRAHVLERSLAACKKAK
- the mauA gene encoding methylamine dehydrogenase (amicyanin) small subunit yields the protein MLPSEKTQNTEQGVSLFDRMTETVLRRFAGRTSRRGVVARLGGLAAAVPLFPLLPVSRASAATTTAGKAASKAPSPFASKAQAKDPNACDYWRYCAIDGNLCTSCGGGVHSCPPGTAPSPTSWIGSCYNPQDGNSYMIAYRDCCGQDSCNEVTCLGTDGDQPSYRPMANNDIIWCFGTGTSEMYNCSTAAVIGKSS
- a CDS encoding redoxin family protein, encoding MIMLLSIWQALLVLLVLVLAVVLVALARQIGVLHERLAPLGNQEVKPGLDVGQIVPRLVLHTLDGKPFTVGDVLPPGRRQLLLFVAAECPVCKRVSPIARQIAAERGLDLVFVGDGPEPELAAMQKARPEMQGVPLITGVELALVLQINRMPSVVLLDERGTILAKDLVNTRRQIEGVLDGVAATHPALPSDTGANAHVAF
- a CDS encoding MauE/DoxX family redox-associated membrane protein, whose amino-acid sequence is MSLSASVSLVPAWCAEAGQLAAALSAGCIGTMFLVAGVAKLRDHDTFLGTLASYRLLPDWSYESVAWALAVAETGVALLLFSGFGALVGGLAAATLLVVFALAMGVNVLRGRTDLSCGCTPGVVSEKLSWAVVLRTVACAGVALVPCVGLAAGGGLALPLWGQGVAGGVCLYLLWQAIQVLPPVQVPGSAGQEHSA
- a CDS encoding amine dehydrogenase large subunit gives rise to the protein MSFLRPRKSWLGLLLGSAAFISAAAVQAAEPVLQTEQSDVVTLKPYSPHTILVEDAVYTHNKDGRVDVVDADRGVLLGMVQAAYNANMVMTPDASRFYVGETTWERGNRGARNDLLAEYDAQTLKITADEKLPSRALVTPKRNNMAISADGGRVYVYQMSPANAVEVVDTKEHKVSQTVEIPGCALTYAWGNSGFSSLCADGTLTNVSLGADGKASVTHSAPFFEPDKDGIFEQSPSVAKDGQTYFISYSGKVYPTTLSANSTVQAPWSLQEGAGIKPASDASAPFEVTWRPGGWQMSALHKDTHELYVLMHRGTFWTHKDAGTEVWVYNTDTHKRIRRMPLKVASTMVGVTQDAAPLMFTADEDSGNFFISDARTGKLLRTMKGLGTSLIFTVAPGEG
- a CDS encoding LysR family transcriptional regulator, producing MNVSLEQLEAFVATVDAGSFSAAARKLGRAQSAISTHVANLEVDLGVVLFIRTGRTPVLSVDGERLLREARVVLDRREHLIGVARSLESGVENKLVVAIDELYPEHALGPVFAEFAQAFPHVEMEILFPLMEDVGQLVRDGAAQLGVMWQQHRMPPELAFRTIGRVPLKLVCGRNHPLAQGGPVAWEDLKRHRQILVAARGEERERHYLRVAGEVWWVESHWVILELVRHGIGWAFVSDHVLAASPAAPDIVVLPQQFDAGHRLVPLAVVWHAKGSHGVATRWLLQRFFKKEGSFSSGT
- a CDS encoding PACE efflux transporter — protein: MTTPTTQSAAPLVPARSRMDRLRHVLLFELLALSIAIPAGSSLFGLHESTMGFIGIGSAITAMLWNYLYNLVFDRVMTHLYCTTHKTLRIRLVHTLLFEAGLQVVLLPGIALYTHAPLLQTFSLSLSLALFYLVYAFVFNMAYDRVFPLAHKA
- a CDS encoding (2Fe-2S)-binding protein, coding for MVVCSCNLLTHKDVEAAVADGANHPREIYAARGCKAQCGNCVKGVVCLLREAKLRHMQQAELAALAARQQGTALAASA
- a CDS encoding NAD(P)H-dependent glycerol-3-phosphate dehydrogenase — translated: MSNPVFVLGGGAWGTALALHAARIGAEVHLWARNAQTLPNGAMPRLSDYPLPPTVHVCSTLPQVTPDCVLVAIPTQYLASVLPMLPAGVPAVLCCKGIERQTLAFPLDILARERADVPGAVLCGPNFAREIAAGLPAAAVLAALEHARAQALSSLLSSPLFRLYASTDCIGVQLGAAAKNVIAVASGVTIGAGLGENARAALITRGLAEITRLATALGGQAATLAGLAGLGDLLLTCTGAASRNYQMGLALGRGMNTHAALGSLPGVAEGITTAAALQALARAHGVETPITDCIAAFMEGQITLPQATHSLLSRPLKSEQEPSSPV
- a CDS encoding Dps family protein codes for the protein MTKPNASELHIKEYLGTPTDLKADKVKAVAAGLAEVLADVFALYVKTKNFHWHMSGRHFRDYHLLLDEQSQQIFAMTDPMAERARKIGGTTLHSIGEIGRKTAILDNDALYVTPEDMLAELRDDNLTLTRRLRAVHDLCDDAHDVATASLLENWIDETERRTWFLFECTRPVFGKND